The Hordeum vulgare subsp. vulgare chromosome 4H, MorexV3_pseudomolecules_assembly, whole genome shotgun sequence genomic interval tcttgcaagttgtagtcacctactatgtgttatgacccggcaaccccgaagtgacaatagccggaaccactcccggagatgaccatagtatgaggagttcatgtattcaccaagtgttaatgcgttggtccggttctttattaaaaggagaaccttaatatcccgtagtttccattaggactccgctgccacgggagggatggacaatagatgtcatgcaggttcttttccctaagcacatatgactacatacggaatacatgcctacattagattgacgaacgggagctagttacttatctctccgtgttatagctattacatgatgaatcacattcggcatactcatccatcaccgatccactgcctacgagtcttttactactggtccttgctgctgttactctgctgctactgttgttacttgttactgctgtcagtgctgctgttgttactctgttgctactgttgttccttgctactgttgtcactactgctattacttgctactttgtttttacctgctgcaacactttactgacgccattgatacaacatttaggaatagtctgccgtcaacagatttgtttttggcaccgttgctatcatactactttgctactgatactttgcttgcagacactaatctttcaggtttggttgaatctgataaactcagctactaatacttgagaatattctttagcttccccttgtgagcgaatcaacaaatttgggttgaattctctaccctcgaaaactgttgcgatcccctacacttgtgggttatcacgcacatcatttggggcagtGTCGGAAACCTCGGCTCGACTTCCGTGCggattactctcaaataggcgataaacctggactaggtattagcgtggttaacggtcgtggccgactccctcgatgggcttccgcttgaaggttgccgaggtgcatgacgtgcacatggcgataagtggcgagagcgtgtgtgaagaagtacacccctgcagggttatgatctattcaaatagccgcgtccgcggatatggactacatggagacatatgttgttcatagaaaactttaatggctactcataaaagtatcaagataagcgtgggtatcatgtatggcatttctgtagggagacagaaaggagttcatgatggtgtattgttgtggtggtagtggactcgtgtactacttatcaaagttgttaaaactatttaaagttgtagcttagtctagccaagagtcaaagctggctcgcTGCATGAAACatcacaaccccctttgttgatacccgtgcatgagtagatatatctgttctaaagtcttgttgagtacttttgtactcatgtttgcttaataattgttgcacaggatacccatgagccaacaggtgggttctttctagacatcgatgatgacgagtagctggtgtcccagctatgacctggcccctttcagaagggatctgtagatagtcaggctttatgccttttcctttcaatttTCTGTACTGAGACAACTTTTATGCTTTCGTTGGTTTGTataactctgcttgtatgacttgagtgtcgggtcgagTGACCCCTGCctatatgaacatattatgcaagactcttccgagtcttctaaataaatgttgtgttgttgtatggttatgttgtaatgccattgttgtatctatgcatatcgagtatgtcatgcgtacgtgtgatgcactgtggtaTGTATGGGATtccacacctagtcgtatgcccttagtacctctctatacaaagaaatgcccctttgtgattccaatgaGCCTtgatagttcgctactgctccggacacattggttgaccggcatgtatccttcttagttgttgtgtctgtccctacagggaaatgtcacgcgatgtaatggagtcctcgtagcttgctacgactcgtctacactcgctgatgacagacacctgctttgttgggttatgtatgcctgtctctgtacgcttgagccacttgagtttatgactagttatgtcgacccgggttctttgacattggaattctagcgacacaaatgcatacgtgagtcaaaaggcgcaaacggtcccgactaaggtaaggtgggagtcgtggggttaaccgtgcgtgagaccgcaaatggatgcaatgtgttacaggctggattcctatggcttaggatcggggtcccgacacctagacattctccgaatatcttatcggttgaacctcagtgtcaaggattcatataatcccgtatgtcatttcctttgtccttcggtatgttacttgcccgagattcgatcgtcgatatccgcatacctatttcaatctcgttaccggcaagtctctttactcgttttgtaatacaagatcccgtgacttacacttagtcacattgcttgcaaggcttgtgtgtgatgttgtattaccgagtgggccccgagatacctctccgtcacacggagtgacaaatcccagtcttgatccatactaactcaacggacaccttcggagatacctgtagagcacctttatagtcacccagttacgttgtgacgtttgatacacacaaggtatttctccggtgccagtgagttatatgatctcatggtcgtaggaacaaatacttgacacgcagaaaactatagcaataaaacaacacgatcaatatgctacgttcatagtttggctctagtccatcacatgattctcctaatgatgtgatccagttattaagcaacaacactttgcacatagtcagaaaaccttgactatccttgatcaactggctagccaactagaggcttgctagggacattgttgtgtctatgtatccacacatgtatctatgttttcattcaatacaattatagcattgataataaacgattatttttaaacaggaaaaataataataactatttatcattgcctttagggcatatttccaacacaatgtTCCCAAGAGAGTAATGTCGCCGCGCATGCGATTGATAGGGCAAGTTAAAGCTTCCTGATAGGGCAAGTTAGAGCAGGAAGCTTTCTAAGTTAGAGCAGGAAGCTCTCTGAGGAGTGGCCTCATAAACCTCCTGATTTTCTTATTCCTTCTCTTGTAACATACATGACCATTGTTTAATAAAGGGTGTTAAAGTTCAAAAGAAGTTATTGATACCTCATTCTATTTAGAGGATATGTAGAGGATCGTCACAAAATTTTATTCATGAGATTTTCCCTATGTTTATGCTTGATTTCTTTGTAAGGATTTAAGGATAGGAATTGTGTAGAATTTTATTTGTTAAGTACTTTTTTTAGCCCAATATAATCGAAGTCGCTCGCATACACTAGCATACACTCATTACTATAAACACATGTACGCACGCAATGACAGACCTGGAGGTGGGGTCGTGGGGGGCTGGGCTCCAACAAACGATTTCCAAAACTTTTTTTACTAGTGCATTCATATTTATATTCAGTATTTTATTAACAACCAGTCCATTCATATTAGAGTATCATCTATGAATACCTGTGAAAGACCGAGACGATGCATCATCTTGAATTGATAAAATCATCACAAATGTTTTCATAGTTGATGAGAACATCTCTTTCCATAAAACGCACATCGTCGAAAGGTCTAAAATAAACCCAAAAAATACGAGCATCAATATCAAGTTTAGGGCTTATACTCGGATGGATAGAGGATACCACTGTCctgctaagagcaactctagcagactccACATCCCGCCCCGACCTggaaaataaccgtcaaaatacGGGTCGGGGCGGAAAAACCTGCCCGATCAGATCCCGCATCCCGCACCGGCCCGCAAAAAGAATTGGGAGGCGCGGCAAAATCTCGGCCCAACCCTCGTATTAGCTGGTTCCCCCCTCGCCGCTGCGGTGCCCTGCATATAAGCGGAAGCGGTTGGTGGGGGGACATTTCAGCACGCGCTTTCCCCCACCAACCACCTCCCCTCTcccccctcgcgccgccgccacccccgccGCCCAATATTCCGGCGAAAGCAGCCAACAGGGGCTCGCCGAAAGGCCGCCACACGCACAAGGCCTCCCCTGCGTCGGCGGGTTGCCGGATTTACGGATCTGCGGACCTTCATCGCGGGCCCGCCGGATTTGGCTTTTGCCGGCCGTCGGTGGCTGCGCCAAGCGATGGAGTGGTCGGTGAGCATCTCCCGCAGCCCCGGCAAGGGCGCATCACCGCATGGAGGGACGGGGCGCCGACGATTTGCGGCATGGATTGGTCCGTCCGTCCACCGAGCTCGGCGTGGTGTGGTGATGTCTTATGTATCCAATGTTGTTGAAAAAGCAAAGAAATGCATTATGTTTGATCAAATTAAGGTGCAAATTTAGGTTTTCCGGGCCGGAAGGAGCTGCGCCACATCAGACCGCGcaaagccgacccgtaaaaaagcaATATGCCTTTTTACGGGTCCGTTATGCCGGGTGTGCATCCACGGCCGTGCGCGCCGGCCCGCAAAGGCGTTTTTCCGTGAACTGCAAACACGTTTTGCGGGCCGGAGGATGCGGGGTCTGTTAGAGTtgctctaaccatccaaccatatGTTGGTTCGCGTTGCAAATTCTTTTAGTTGGTAGGAATATAATCTTATTCTTGTGCTGGACAGGAACCAATTCTTTGtatttaaaagaaaaagaaaatattagcTTAGACCCAACGAAAAAAATCCTATGTTATGACCCAAATGAAATATATTTTTACCATAAAATGTGAGATACATCTCATCCCACGAACCAAATGGCGCTTTAGTATTTGTTTTATAGTAATGAACGTATTTGATCCCTAACGATTGTATATACGTCGAACTGATTTCTAAAGATTTTTGCATTAAGTGAGATCTCATGAAATTTTGAAAGGTTTTTTGCATTAAGTGAGATCATGAAAAGATTCTAAGAAATGAATAGACATGATATCCCAATTCTTTACTTTTTCCTATTTGTTAGATTTAGAGATGGCCAAAACCCCAACCCATTCCGTTCCGCCCACCACTCTTTGAGCTTACTCTCCTAGCCCGTTCGCCCACCCGCCGGATCCCGTCGAACCAAACCCTATCCCGCCCGGGACggctcgccgtcgtcgccatgcCCCGCCGCAGCCAGAGCAGTGACCCCATCGACCTCGACGAAGAGGATGGTGAGcgtcccgccccctcctcccacaCCCCGCGGAAGTCTTCGTCTCTGCCCGGCCCCCCTCCTTTCCCCTTTTATCCCTGCGATTTTAAGCCTGTTCTTGTGATTCCCGGGGTTGCTCCATGATCGGCTTGCTACAGAACTGGTTTACGGCGCCCTTTGGCCGCTACTTTCTCAAtaaggtttttttttttttttaacaaAATCGGAGCTTTATTACCCCGATCTCTGCATTGGTGATATGCTTTGTCAGTAGGTCCTGGACCCCATTGCATTAGTTCAACGATGTTAATGCTGGACCAAGTCGTTTCATTTCCCGGAGCAAATACTGATTACGTGTTGCAATGCTCGATTTGACTCATCTGGTGCATGTGTGCGAAAATTGCAGTGTGTATAGGATGTTGTTTTTAATGTGTATCCTGCTTATACTGAAGGAGTACAAATACTTGGTCTTTTGTACTGCTAGTTAACATGTTCACCAAGGTGCGAGGCAGGCGGGGGGCAATCGCCTAGCGCCTATACAAGATTGCACAACTCTTAGTTGTCACATCGGTGCGTTGGAGCCATCTGGATGAGAAAATCACCATGTTTTATCCTTTTCTTTGAACTTTTTGAGGGTTAAACTGCTTATAATGGCAGAGAAGGCTGCATAGATTTCAATGGCTATTAGCTTAGTGTTTGCTTAGATTTTTGACACATACTAACACAGTCTTATACAGCTATATTTTATCATGGAGACAGTTATTGCTGTTATGTGTTTTGTATGTTCATTTTTATGATTTGTAGCCTAGTGCATTGCACTCACTATCAAGTTATAGGTCGATTGCTCATTTCATATAGTGGGTGTTGCAACCGAAAAGACCTGCGGTTTGAGGTCAGATTGTTGGTTTGCAGTTTGTTGAACTTCTTGTACTTGGAATATGTCTTCTAGTTTGGCAAACTGTTTGATGTTAATAAGGCACATCCTATCATTTATGTACCAACTCACCATTGTCATGGTATGCCAGCTAACATGCTATCATTTCTAGATCATCACTTAATTATGCTCATGGTGCTCTTGCCTGGTAGATTATTTTATAGTAGTTGTGTAAATCACCATTCCTGCTCCATCTTATGTAAGGATATTGTATTGTtgatagttttcttgttttaaatTGTTTATTTCTTTGGATGTATGACCAATAGAACAAACACTGTTTTAGCCTGGATGAGTGTTTAAGTTTTTATCACGTGTCAGAACATGATAATGATCCTTATAATGGAAGGTTGCAAAAAATAATAAAGATAACTTTGGAGATAATTTACAATACCTAAAGAAATGGTAGTTGTTTGTTTAAAACTGCAAAAGATTTGTTTTCCTCGATGCATCAACCAAAGTTCAGCCATTTCCATCCAGCAGAAGAAAAAAACTTGACCCTATAAACGCCTGAACTATTGGTCCTTTGTATGCTCAGTATGATTAGGATTAGTTGTTGTTATTTGTGCTTGGTTCTTAGTCATGTGTCTTATTTCAATTTAAGACAACAGTAAATGTGACGTTCCCAGATGGCTTCCTAAGCCGAGAGGCCAAAAAGTAGGAGAGAAGTGGCCTTTAGCTATATGCAGTTTCCTTATGGTGGATCTAACTCTGATACAGGTTTCTTATTTTGAAACTTAATTTCAAACTACACTTTAAGTTTGACTAGTTAACTTCAATGTTTCCTTGTTTATAGAGTGCAAGAGCAAGCGTTCTCGAGCGAGTATAAGGCGAGCACCGAAGATGCCTGGGAGCTCAAATCGCATTGCAAGTAGCAGAAGGGACAAGGAAAATCAAGACAAACTGGATACCCGTATCTTTGATTTATACATGGagtatccccccccccccccccccccccaactacATACACACACAATCTTTTTTCAAGAGAACAAATAGCTGGTCTTCTTGAAAAAATTTGTATGCTTATTTGGCGCTACAAATTTGTGCATACAGGGACCTTTGGAAGCGTACAGATGAAGATCAGAAGAATGCTTACGCATATTTGGATCCGTTATGGTTTAACAGTTATGTCAATGGGGGCAATGAACAGAAATCAAGAATTCTTAGATGGACAAAGaaactgaaaatattttcaaggAAATATGTGTTTGTCCCTATTGTTCTTTGGTAGGTCAGTCTTATTTTatctcgtgcattaacttatttgattgttAAAGAGCAATGGGATTTCCACTTTTGTAACTGCAGGGGACATTGGAACCTCCTTGTCCTATGCCACTTTGATGAGACAGACTGCTCGGATGCAAAAAAAGGACCGCGAATGCTGCTGCTGGATTCACTTAACACAACAGATCCAAAGAGGCTGGGACCTGATATCAGAGGGTATGGCCCCTCTATGTCCTCATCTCAAACCTCCAATATAAGTATGATACTGATCTTAATGATGATGCACATGTTCTGCTATATTACGGTTATCTGACTGACCAGTTGTTGTGTCAAGTTGACAATTCATATATTAGAAACAAGACGCTGTTCTTTTGGTCGACGCTATGCTTTAATGTACTGCTGAAGCAGACAACAGAGTTTCCTGTACTACTGTTGTCATTCATGAAGATTATGCCATGAATAGTGTCCAAGCCAGCGAGTCAGCCCAAGCTAGTAGCAGATTATGCGCTCATTAAAATCCAGCTTTGCACAGCACATCACAAAT includes:
- the LOC123447881 gene encoding probable ubiquitin-like-specific protease 2A isoform X2; protein product: MQFPYGGSNSDTECKSKRSRASIRRAPKMPGSSNRIASSRRDKENQDKLDTRIFDLYMEDLWKRTDEDQKNAYAYLDPLWFNSYVNGGNEQKSRILRWTKKLKIFSRKYVFVPIVLWGHWNLLVLCHFDETDCSDAKKGPRMLLLDSLNTTDPKRLGPDIRGFIRGIYEIEERKESAHFIEKIRLEFPKVPQQNGEECGIYVLYFINCFLQNGKLAEVLQNKTLEEDFKQLFDDGTFDPEELENFRKDVHAFQVERSTETGQ
- the LOC123447881 gene encoding probable ubiquitin-like-specific protease 2A isoform X1 produces the protein MPRRSQSSDPIDLDEEDECKSKRSRASIRRAPKMPGSSNRIASSRRDKENQDKLDTRIFDLYMEDLWKRTDEDQKNAYAYLDPLWFNSYVNGGNEQKSRILRWTKKLKIFSRKYVFVPIVLWGHWNLLVLCHFDETDCSDAKKGPRMLLLDSLNTTDPKRLGPDIRGFIRGIYEIEERKESAHFIEKIRLEFPKVPQQNGEECGIYVLYFINCFLQNGKLAEVLQNKTLEEDFKQLFDDGTFDPEELENFRKDVHAFQVERSTETGQ
- the LOC123447881 gene encoding probable ubiquitin-like-specific protease 2A isoform X3 — protein: MPRRSQSSDPIDLDEEDECKSKRSRASIRRAPKMPGSSNRIASSRRDKENQDKLDTRIFDLYMEDLWKRTDEDQKNAYAYLDPLWFNSYVNGGNEQKSRILRWTKKLKIFSRKYVFVPIVLWGHWNLLVLCHFDETDCSDAKKGPRMLLLDSLNTTDPKRLGPDIRGFIRGIYEIEERKESAHFIEKIRLEFPKFDDGTFDPEELENFRKDVHAFQVERSTETGQ